Within Mucilaginibacter inviolabilis, the genomic segment GATTTAAGCTGGAGCAAGGTCTTGATGCAATTTAGTTATCTGCTTACCATTTTATGCATTGCACTATTGGTACTTGTTGCAATATTCTTTAACCGAAAACTTTGGCTCAAGGACGTTGTTTCAAGAGAGTTAGATAAGATTATTTAACTTATTGCAGTTTTTTTTAATATCCTTTTCAGAATAGAAGCTAGTGGCTCTATTCCAGTTTAAATTCTAAAGGTGCTTTTTTGGCCCATGTTTTTTGGATGGCTTTACCTCCGGCGGGTATAACGGTGACCACTTCATTGGTACCCTTCCGGATAACTGTAATATCAAAGGAATGACCGAAAGCTTTAATATTTTTCAGTGTCATAAAGTTCCAGTCTTTTGGTAATCTGGGGCATAGGGTAAATGAATGAAATCCGGTAGGTCTGATACCAAATAAGCCTTCGGTGAATATCCGGCAGTACAAACCACTTTCGGCAGAAAGATGTCTTTGGTTTCCTTCGGGATAGGCTTCAACAGGGTAGGGTACATGTTCGCCCAAAAGCCTGCGGTGTGAATAGTAACGTAAAAAAGTCATAGCTTGTTCAGTTGCCCCGGCCTGCAACACGCCGCGGAGCGCATAAAGCGTGGAGCGGTCCCAAAAGGTTTCCTGACCGGCTTGAGTGGCCAAACCGTCGGCAGTCCATAGCTGAGGTGAAAACAGGGCATCAATGGTGCCTTTGCTCCGGTCATATATACCCATAGTAAGCGGCATACAGATCCAGGCGCGCAAAACGTCATTGGTTTCGTAATATTTGTAGGTATGAAACCCTGCTATATCGGCACCGAAATATTTTTCAATATTTTCCTTAAGCCGAGCTGCTTGTTGGTTGTATTGGTCAGTTTGTTGTTTAGGTAATTGTAATTGCCGGCCAAGTACAGCCGATGATATCAACGCATCATAATAAAGGCAGTTGGTTGATAGATTGGCTTTGCCCGAGGGGAATCGGCCTTCTAATTCGTCACTTTTTGACTCTACAACGCCTTGTGAATTAATGTGTCGGCGACTATACTCCAGGCACCAGGAGATGAGTGGCCACAGGACTTTGGCTGAATCTGCATTACCATAAGTAAGGGCATACCTGGATGCTCCGTAGGCTATCATAGCCTGATCTCCACGATCACCGGCGCCTTTCCAAACGGTATCGCCCTCGGCCACGATAGAACTTGGCAAGGCATTATAATCCGAGTTCATATACCGTGCAAACATCCGGTAAGCATTCATCGCGGATAGATTCCCAATCTTGTCACCAGAAATGGCAAAATAAGGGTTGATATATTCTGCCTGGTCATTGGCCCAGATAGCTGCATAATAAGATAAGCCGCCAGGACCGTGCATATACCCTCCTTTGGTTTTAAAAATGCTTTCTGTAGCCCTGATCTTGGCAAAAGCAAACATGGCATTCAGTATGCTGTCAGGTGTTTGCAGCTGTAAAGGCGCCTCGATTTCATCTATACGGCTTTGACGTGCTTTTTCTTCCAATTCAGGATTAACAGGCCGAAGCGATGAGGGATGATCTGTAGCCCGGTAGCAAACTGAGAATGTGTACGATTGCCCCGATTGCAATACCCTGCTGCCATCATTTACAGATTGCATAATAATGGTGTGTGGTGCACCCTTACTTCTGATAGTATCGGTAGTAGCCTCGCGCTTCAAATGCTCCACGAAAATCGTCACCGGTTTATTACCGATATTGGTGAATTTATACTTTTCAATGGCCAGGGGTTTATCTACAGATGGGAAAAAAGCACGTTCTATCTTAACAGATTTCTGATCGCCGACCTGTTCTTCAATGCGCATGATACCATGCTGATTAATACTTTTTACTCGTATACCAATACTTGCTGCCGAAGGATCTGATTGTAACAACATGCCATCCACATACATTCTGGGCAAAGCGTTATCGTCAAATGTATAAGCGATATGACTGCGCGTATCATCAGGAAGCATACGAAAGGTAGGGAAAACTACAGTGCGGGTAATATGGCAAATTTTGGAAGTGTCTACACTATAAGCTACCCAGAGAGACACTTTCTCTCCAGACATTTCTATATGATCGGCATGTGGTAAATGGTTACTGATAATCCAGGTAATGCTGCCATCTGGTTGTAAAAGCCATCTGTCATCTTGCCGGGGCAATGATAGTTGCTGAGCGTAGGACTGGGATGCCTTTATAAGGAATGCTAACAGGACAAGCAAAAGTTTATGCAAGGAAGATTTCATTAAATGTTTTTGTATGAGGTGACTGATGTTTTATTATTTCACGCTGACTTTTACCTGCTGACCAGGTTTAACAACTACTTCTGCAAAGGATATTACCTTCCCTTGCGGATCTGTTTCTTGTTTGATCGTTACAGGTTTGTGGTCGGCATAAGCTTGATGATAACTGCCGTAAAACATGGCTTTCCATTTTAGTGGCTGTTTCCCGCTATTGGCCAATGCAGATTGATGTCTGTCAAGATGTGTGACATTTATTAGCGTATTCAACAGAGGCAGGTTACTGATAGCGGCGGTACCTATTTGTTCCGTTTTATAAATAGTGCTAATACTATGTGTACGCGCGTCCGGCGTAACACCCATCAGTCCCTGAACAATACCTTCTATCACTCCAAAAGAAACCTCCGGATATTCTCTCCTGGCAGTACTTTCATCTGAAAGGTACAGGATATAATTTCTTGCTTTATCCCAGGAGCCTTTGTTATAAAATATTAAAGGTAAATACGAGGTATTCTCCACATTCCAGATTTTGGAACTGAGGTGTGTTAATGTTTGTGCTACACGGGCATTATCCTTTAAAGCATCAAACCAAAGTAAAAAGGCTTCTCCTTCATCTTTACCAAAACGACCATCGTTGCTGTAATAGGTATAATATAATTTATCTTTTTCATCCCACCAGTTAGCCTCCAGTTGTTGCCTGTATTTTTCGGCTTTATTACTATATAATGCAGCTTCTTTAAGCCGGCCTTTTTCTGTCAACATAGCTGCGTAGGTTAGCAGACCTCTATATAATGCGGCTACCAGATCGGCACCTGTTTTTAAGTTAGGAACTCCTTCTGAATAAGAAGGTAAACCACGGCAGCGATGAAACGAGTCGCTTTCATTAAAAGGCACCGGTGCATTGGGGTGAGCGGGCCTGGTTAACATAGAATCGGCAGATAACACCCAGGTGTTTATATAATCATTTACCGTTTTTTCCTGAAAGTGCACAAATGCGGGATTGTTGATATAATACTTGTCGCCTGTCCATAAATAAAGCCTCCAGCTGGCATTCAGTACATCAAAATTGGCAGGCAGATTATACCAGAATTCGCGGTCGTTCCTATAGTCTTCTGGGGCTGGCTTTCCCGATTTATTGATTTCCCAGTAGGAACACCAGTTTTTTGATGCTGATATATTGCTCACAAACAACGTCAGCATGTTACGGTTCTCCTGTTTCAGTCCTAATACTTCAGCGCCAATACTTTGATGTGATACATCGCGCATGCAAAAAGCATCCCGGGGTGGCAATGCCGATTCATACCATGGACCTACTGGATCTGAAGCGTGGCCTTTATAGTGCAGGGCCATACTTTTAGCCCACACAAAAGCCTGCTCCATTTTTTTATCAGATGAAGTAAATTTGACACCATTATCCTGAGCCGTAGCCGGTGAAAAAGAAATGATGCCAAGCAACGCTGCAGAAGTAAATATTCTGTTAAGCAAGGAAACAGTTGAACTCATGTTAAATTAGATATGTTCTGGTCTATTCTGGTCTATTTTATAAAAATAGATATTTTTCTTTATTGTCCAAACTTATTTTGCAAGTACAAACGGAGAAAATAAAATAAACATCAGCACCATCAGCAATAATAGTATTCCGCTATAGATGTGCCGGTTCTCCCAGGGTTTCATATCTACTACATTATTAAGCTTTTGCCGGTAGGGTACAGGCATGGGATAAAGTTTACCTATAACCAGCATGAGTCCGCAGGTTATTACAAATAATATAGCCAGAATGTGCAGGAAATGAATGTGCATATCAAATACCAATTGAGTAAGACCATAGGCAACTATAAAAAATAACAAACCTATTTTGGCAGCTATAGCCGGGACTCTTTTAGTTACAAAGCCCATAAACATGATGGTAAAAATGGGCACATTGAAAAAACCATTGACAATTTGTACATAGGTATAAAAACCATTCTTAACAAAAATAATGAAAGGGGCTATGAACATGGCTGTTAAGCAAATGATGATCTCAAACCTCTTAGCTATGCTGATCATGCTTTTTTCGGTAGTTTGCCTGGAGCGCTTTTCCATCCAGGGCTTATAGATGTTTAGTACAAATAAGGTGCTTGAGCTGTTTAAACCCGCGTTGAAAGTGGTAAGTGCAGCACCAAAAATAATAGCCGCTATATATCCTGCTATAAAAGGAGGCGATACCAAACTATCCAGCTTGGGAAATACCTCGGCCGAATTATCCAGATGCGTAAATATATGTACTGCAATTAAGCCGGGTACATTTAAAAGTAATGGCGATATCAATTTGCCTAAACAGGCTACTGCTATACCTTTTTGGCAGCTTTTAAGATCTTTTGAAGCCAGAACCTGCTGAACTATATATTGCTCGGTGCCCCAATAATACAAGTTCACCAAAAGCATACCGGTAAACAGGGTAGCAAAGGGAATAGGATCAGATTTGGAACCTATACTGTTCAGATGTTCCTGATGAGTATGCAACAGGATATGTAAACCTTGCATGATACTACCTTGTCCAAGATACCTGAGACCGAAGAAAGGTAGTAAAAGCCCGCCAGCAAAAATACCCAGACCCAGTAGGGTATCCGAAATAGAAATAGCTTTTAATCCCCCTAGCAAAGAGTAGAGGCAACCAACAGTTCCCATGACCCAGATGAGTATCCAAATAGTTGTCCAGTAATCTGTATGCCAGATCTCCGAAAAATGAAATAACCCGTTAAATGCAACCGCCCCGCTATACAATACAGATGGTAACAAATTAATGATATAGCTGATCAAAAAAATAAAGGAAACCAATTTTCCTATTCCGGGGCTATACCTGGCTATAAGATAATCAGGTGTGGTGGCTATGCCCAGTTTAAGATACATCGGCATCAAAAATTCAGAAACCAGCAGCATGGCCAGTACCGATGTCATTCCCCAGGCCATTACCGACATGTTGTGGGTATACGTAAGTTCGTTTTCGCCAATAATGGTAGCCGTGTTGATATTAGTAAATAACAAGCCTCCACCCACCAGCAAAAAGCTTAAGCTACGATCGGCCAAGAATAAACCGTTTAGTGTATTGAGCTTACTTTTTCTTGATTTATACCAGGACACCAGCCCCACGATGCCGGTAAAAAAAAGAAAGCTGGTTAAAATAAGCCAATTCACCTTTGCGTAATTTAAGTGCTTTAAAGTGTATTCCGTTCAGATAAAATCATCGGAACCGTTAAACTGATCTTTTCTTTATTCAATATCGCTTGTCCAGCCAGTTTTCCCATATTCGAAAAATCGGCAGAGAAAGTAGTGATCCCTATGATCTCTTTAGCCGGTTCATCGTTGTGGGATAGTATACCCAGATCTTTCCCGGGGATTAGTTTTTGACTATTACAATCGCGCATGATCTGCCAAAGTGCAAAGTTGTCCAACGTAAAATAAACCTTTCCTTTTTCCACGGTACCGGGTGTATATTCATTTACGATACGGCCCTTGATATTAAAATCCTTCAGGAATTTTTTGAAAGACTTAACCATCTCCTTAGGATCCAATGAGGTAGGTGAGTGATAGAATATCATTTCATCAAACCGGCTTATTTTAGGCGCTAGCTGCGAAAAGATCTTATAGGATGATTGACCAAACTCCTGGGTTATATGGTTAAAATCGCCTTCCAGCGGTTCGTAACGGTCAAACATCAGGAACTTGTTACGTGGGATAGTATCCAGCAACTCTTTGGTTTTGGGATGGGGGATAGGTGCTATCACATACATCCCATATTTTCCTTTGATCTGGGTGAGGATAGTTTCAAATATCTCGATATCACCATGATGAAAATACGGATTTAGGCGAATGTTTTGGCCCAGCTCATGACGGAAATTACGATAAAATTGCTCTTCAAAAGTATCCAGGTTATACATGAGTAACGCCACATTCAGTGTCTGCTCCGTATTGCCATTGCCCACAAAGTATCCTAATCTGTTTTTAGATTCTACAATACCGCGACTAATCAGATCTTTATAGCCTTTAATAATCGTTTCCCTGGAGAAACCTAACTCTTTGATCAATCTGTTTACCGAGGGTAGCATCTCATCCTGCGCAATAGCTTTTTCGTTAATGGCATTGATGATTCCCTGTACAAACCGGTCATGTTTTGAATAAGATGGTATATCGGTGAGCTTTTTTATTTCTTGAAAAATTCTATCCATTTCACGTGTAGATTTTAGCCAAAGTAAGAAAAAGGCGACAAGCGGGTTACCCTTTTTCTTATTAATTTAATTGGGTTAGATTTAATTTTTTGTTCAACAATAATTTTAGTATAGCCGGTAAAATGATGAACTAAACGGTTCCAACAAATAGTTTAAAAACTTTTTAAACCCTAAATTTTAACACTTTTCGGTTCAAAAACTGGGTGAAAACTGCTTAAAAACGCGTGCAAAACATCGATTTTAACACTTTTTAACAAATTTTAACGCGGTTTTGATGTGTTTTCAAAACTTTAAAAAGTATTAATTTATTGATTGTCAAATAACTAAGTTTAAAATGGTCTGTTTTTGACCCTGTTTCTTCTTAAACTAAACAGCCCGCTTCTCTGATTAAAAGAGAACCGGGCTGTTTTCATATAAATATACGAAATATTTGCCCGTGTTACAATTTACATCGTATGATCATATTCTTTCAATCACTAAACACGTTGTTATTTTAATTAATAGCCAGGATTCTGCTTCAGGCTTTTGTTTAAATCTATCTCTGTCTGCGGGATTGGCCACAGGTAGTTTTTTGCCGGGTCAAATACGCGTGCGGCTCCTACTTTTATGGTTGTTCCAGGTGTTAGGGTAAGTGCGCCGGTTGTTTGGTTCACAGTGCCCAGTAAACTGCCTGTTACCTGCCCGTTCATTACCTGCTGGCCAATCTGCCAGCGTTGTATATCAAACCAGCGAAGACCTTCAACAGCCAGTTCAACCCTTCTTTCCCTGCGCAGTAATGTGCGGAGACTGTTCTGGTCGTTGTACCTGGACTGATCTACAGCGGGCAGGTTTACATCTGGTCGCTGCCGTACAGCATTGATGTCATCATATACCGAAGCATCTATTTTGTTACTTTCAATTTTGGCTTCTGCATCCATCAGCTTTATTTCGGCATAGCGTATCAAAATAACATCCATACCTACCTGGTCCAGGTTCGGGAAGTCGGCAATAAAAGGAGTGTACTTACGTAAGCCATAAGCCGAAGGACTGCAGTTGTTATCGCCCCAATGATCCAGGGTTTTGGGGCTGGATGAAATCGGGTCATAATAAAAACCATAAGGCAGTTTGCTGCTGTACTGTGCGCCAGGATAAAATACAGTTGCGGTAAGCCGGGGATCTCTGTTTTGATAGGGCTGGGCAGGATTGTATCCCGATGCCGGATCATCAATAGTTTTACCATTGGTTGTTTCATAAGCATCTACCAGGTTTTGTGTAGGAGCAATGGAGTTATAACCGCCTAATGAATTGATGGTCATATTTCTGGCCCAGCCAAAATTATTATCGCTTGCTTTAAACTGAACATCCAGTATTACTTCCTGATTGTCGGCAAAAGGCTGACGGAAAAGGTTAACATAACTAGGGTAGATGCTGTAAGTAAACGGCGCGGTCATTAGTTGCTGACAATCGGCTATACATTGCGGGTACATTTGGTTAAACAATTCTATCCTGGCTTTTAAAGCTATAGCGGCGCCGCGGGTAATACGCCCGATGTCTGAACCGGAATAACTAACCGGCAAATCCGGAGCAATAGCGGTAAGCTCGTTTAATATATACTTAACCACATCGGTTTTTGATGATTGAGTTACTTTGTTAGCCGCATCCGGTGTTAAATTATGCTCAACCAGCGGAACAGATCCGTATAACTGGCTCAACGTAAAATACTCATAGGCCCGTAAAAAACGAGCTTCGGCAATGGTACGGGCTTTAAGTGTTGCATCCATAGTGGCAGCGCCTACATTATCTAAAAACCAGTTACAGGTTTGTATACAGCTATAGTTCCATTTTGTATAGCCCGGATTGGTTGGCGTAGCGATACCTGCGGACAGGGCCAGCCAGTTTTCCCAGGGAAACTGGTCAAAGGTGTTATCGGAATTATTATCAGCAAAAATTCCGTAATAGCCGTTATTGCCGCCCCCCCATTTGGAGTAGCAGCCATTGAGCGCCGCGAGCACGTCGCCAGATGATTTCCATAATACGGTATTGGTATAAGAATCTAAAGGAGCCCTGTCAAGGAAATCCTTTTTACAGCCCGA encodes:
- a CDS encoding solute:sodium symporter family transporter; translated protein: MNWLILTSFLFFTGIVGLVSWYKSRKSKLNTLNGLFLADRSLSFLLVGGGLLFTNINTATIIGENELTYTHNMSVMAWGMTSVLAMLLVSEFLMPMYLKLGIATTPDYLIARYSPGIGKLVSFIFLISYIINLLPSVLYSGAVAFNGLFHFSEIWHTDYWTTIWILIWVMGTVGCLYSLLGGLKAISISDTLLGLGIFAGGLLLPFFGLRYLGQGSIMQGLHILLHTHQEHLNSIGSKSDPIPFATLFTGMLLVNLYYWGTEQYIVQQVLASKDLKSCQKGIAVACLGKLISPLLLNVPGLIAVHIFTHLDNSAEVFPKLDSLVSPPFIAGYIAAIIFGAALTTFNAGLNSSSTLFVLNIYKPWMEKRSRQTTEKSMISIAKRFEIIICLTAMFIAPFIIFVKNGFYTYVQIVNGFFNVPIFTIMFMGFVTKRVPAIAAKIGLLFFIVAYGLTQLVFDMHIHFLHILAILFVITCGLMLVIGKLYPMPVPYRQKLNNVVDMKPWENRHIYSGILLLLMVLMFILFSPFVLAK
- a CDS encoding winged helix-turn-helix domain-containing protein: MDRIFQEIKKLTDIPSYSKHDRFVQGIINAINEKAIAQDEMLPSVNRLIKELGFSRETIIKGYKDLISRGIVESKNRLGYFVGNGNTEQTLNVALLMYNLDTFEEQFYRNFRHELGQNIRLNPYFHHGDIEIFETILTQIKGKYGMYVIAPIPHPKTKELLDTIPRNKFLMFDRYEPLEGDFNHITQEFGQSSYKIFSQLAPKISRFDEMIFYHSPTSLDPKEMVKSFKKFLKDFNIKGRIVNEYTPGTVEKGKVYFTLDNFALWQIMRDCNSQKLIPGKDLGILSHNDEPAKEIIGITTFSADFSNMGKLAGQAILNKEKISLTVPMILSERNTL
- a CDS encoding RagB/SusD family nutrient uptake outer membrane protein, encoding MKYLFITIIILATMASSGCKKDFLDRAPLDSYTNTVLWKSSGDVLAALNGCYSKWGGGNNGYYGIFADNNSDNTFDQFPWENWLALSAGIATPTNPGYTKWNYSCIQTCNWFLDNVGAATMDATLKARTIAEARFLRAYEYFTLSQLYGSVPLVEHNLTPDAANKVTQSSKTDVVKYILNELTAIAPDLPVSYSGSDIGRITRGAAIALKARIELFNQMYPQCIADCQQLMTAPFTYSIYPSYVNLFRQPFADNQEVILDVQFKASDNNFGWARNMTINSLGGYNSIAPTQNLVDAYETTNGKTIDDPASGYNPAQPYQNRDPRLTATVFYPGAQYSSKLPYGFYYDPISSSPKTLDHWGDNNCSPSAYGLRKYTPFIADFPNLDQVGMDVILIRYAEIKLMDAEAKIESNKIDASVYDDINAVRQRPDVNLPAVDQSRYNDQNSLRTLLRRERRVELAVEGLRWFDIQRWQIGQQVMNGQVTGSLLGTVNQTTGALTLTPGTTIKVGAARVFDPAKNYLWPIPQTEIDLNKSLKQNPGY